One Candidatus Cloacimonadota bacterium genomic window, GTTGAAGGCTTGTTACTCCAACCACTGAAGTTAGGTTATAAACCATACCAGGATCACATCTATTAAGGAGGATTTATGCGACGCTTGATAAGCTTAATGTTTTGGTATCTTGCGCTTGTGATGCTATTGATACCAATATCCCTTGATGCGCAAAACAGCCACGATTGGAATTGGGTGAACCAAATTTCCGGAGTATCTCAGCAACGAGCACAAGCCACCGTTTGTGATATGGACGACAACGTTTATATCTGCGGGTTCTACCAGCTTGCAACCACTTTTGGCACAATCACTTTAGATGGTTATGGCGATACGGATATATATGTAGCCAAGCTTGATCCTGACGGAAATTGGCTGTGGGCTACAAGAGCCGGAGGTGGCGGTCCCGATGAGGCTTTGGATATCGATGTGGATGATGAAGGAAATGTGTATGTGACGGGTGGATTTGAAAGCAGTGCCATATTTGGCGATATTGTATTGGAAAGCCAGGGAAATAAAGATATCTTTGCCGCAAAGCTCGATAGCGATGGCAACTGGCTGTGGGCTACGGGAGCCGGATGTTTCGACGGCGATCAAGCCTATTCAATTGCTGTAGATACTGATGGGAGCAGTTGCATTACAGGTTTCGTTGGCGGTACGGTAAGTTTTGGAGCTATCGAGATTGTACCCTATGGATATTTTGATTGCTTTTTAGCAAAACTAAGCGCAGATGGAAACTGGGAGTGGGCAAATCGAGCCGGGGGCACAAATCATGACGAGGGAAAAGCTGTGACAATCGATGATTCAGGCTACATCTACCTGACTGGACGTTATCGCGGAATAGCAAGTTTTGGGGAACTCTCCCTAAACAGCCATGGAGCCAATGACGGATTTATAGCCAAACTGGATGTTGACGGTAACTGGCTCTGGGCAAGAACCTTTGGCGGTTATGCCTATTATGACGATGTTTGGGATATCAGCTTGGACTTAATCGGCAATTGTTTCATCACCGGAGATTTTTATACTGATGGTACTTTTGGAGACTTTGTATTGCAAGGCAACGGTTCTCAAGACCTATTTGTAGCTGCCATAGACTCCTCTGGTACCTGGCTATGGGCAAACAGCGCTGGAGCAGGAGGATCAGATTCGGGAGTGTGCCTTGTCGTGGATAACAACCAAAACACTTTTGTGAGCGGAAACTTCCAACAAACCTTGAGTTTTGGCGTTACTCAGATCACCGCAGTAGGAAACTGGGATATCTTTTACGCTAGTTTGGATTCTAACGGAAACTGGACTTGGGCTACAAGCATCGGTAACACCGGTAATGACTGGACTGGAGGAATAGCTTTCGACAGTAACTACGATGTCTGTGCCCACGGTACTTTCTACAATTCAGTGCCCTTTGGGGATATTATACTAACCAGCATTGGCGGTACCGACGCCTACATCGCTCTGCTCGATCCTGATGGAAGCCCTGTCATCGATCCGCATGTCCCTTCAGTATCGGACTTTGCAATCCTATATAACCCCATGCCAAATCCCGCTTTCAAAGGCTCACAAATCTCTGTGGACACAAGTGTATCACAAGCCACAAACGCTGTATTGGAGATGTATAACATACGGGGACAGCTTTTGCAGACGCATCTGGTAAACGCTGTCAGGCAAACCTTCATCTTCGATAGTGAACCCCTTGCCTCGGGAGTATATCTGTTTCGCTTGAAATGCAAGGATGGTAGCAGTATAAAGAAGATAAGCGTGATAAAGTAACGGAATTTTCCTCACTTATCCCTTCGGCTCACTCTGAAGATAATGCCGTACCGAAGCAGATGTCATCGAGTGATCATCCCGTGAGCACTAGATGATAACGGCTTGATATCTGGATCAGTACTATGTGATGTATAGAGGAGGAGGAGAAGAACGCTGATGCGAGCATCAGCTTGTCGTATAAGATGTGGGAACGTGGAAAAAGCAAAAGTCTTGACAGATAGTTCTAAGATAAATGCTTAGTAAACATGATGATGAATTATAAATCCCGATATGCAGCTATCGCCTTGTTTTCCGGAGGATTGGATAGCTTACTGGCAGTGAAATGGATGCAGAAATCCGGCTATAAAGTATTCCCGGTTTACTTCCTCACGCCTTACATGCCCATCGACCGTGCCCTGGAATCTGCCGCTGCGAATGGTATTGATCTCATTGTTAGGGATATCAGCAGAGAACACCTACAGATGATGCAAGATCCTGATGTAGTGTTTGGCAAACACATGAATCCCTGCATTGACTGCCATGCTTTGATGTTCAGGATTGCCGGGGACATGTTGGATGAATTGGATGCGCAATATCTGATTTCCGGGGAAGTATTGGGGCAGCGTCCGATGAGCCAGCGCAAAGACGCCATGAATCGCGTGGCGAATCTTAGCGGATATCGGGATATTGTGGTGCGTCCTCTATCCCAAAAAAATCTGCGAGACACAAAGCCTATCACCGAAAACTGGGTGGATAAGAATGATATGCTGGATATATCCGGCAGAGGAAGATATCGCCAGTTGGAACTGGCAGAAGAGCTTGGCATAAAAAGTTTCCCTGCTCCCGCTGGAGGTTGCCTGTTGACGGATAGGAATTACTCTCTGCGCTTGAAAGACCTGCTGCAATACAGTCAGACAGATCCCAAAGACCTAGAATACTTGAAGTATGGACGCCATTTTCGGCTTAGTCCCGGATGCAAACTGATCATTGGCAGGGACGAAGCGGAGAACCTGAAGATTGAAGAGCTGATACCCGATACCACTCTGAAAGCGCTAGATATCACCGGACCTTTGGGAGTTATTTCCGGCAGATGTGATGATCCAGACCTTTTAAACCTGGCTTTGAGCATATTCTGGTATTATCATCCCAAAGCGCCCAATGAGGGAAATGCGATAATCAATTCTGCCCTTGGCAGTTCCACATACATGTGCCGAAAGGCTGACCTGTACACAGTTCGTAAACACAGATTGTCTTATGACTAGACAAAGGATGTATAATGCTGAAAATCGAAGCTTATGAGTTACTACCATCTTTCCAAACCAATACCTGGCTGCTGTGGGATGATGAATCCAAAGACGCCATCCTGGTAGACCCCTCTGCCCCGTCACCAATGCTGATTGATGATATTAAGAGCCTTGGGGTGAAGGTTCATGTTATTATACTCACGCACGGACATGGAGATCACATTGGCGGGATTCCGTATTTCAAAAGCAATTTGCACTGTCCTGTAGCCATTCATGAAGCTGATGCACCTATGCTGATCGACAACAAAAAGAACTTTAGTGAGTTTATGGGAACTCCCCTGGAACCCGCTCCAGCGGACATTATGCTGCACGATTCCGATATTGTGGAAATGGGAGCTACAAAAATTAGCGTGATACATACCCCTGGCCACACACCGGGATGTATATGCCTGTTGGCGGGTAAATTCCTGATCTCCGGTGATACACTGTTTGAACAGAGCATCGGCCGTACAGATTTCCCAGGCGGAAGTCATGAACAGATAATCCATTCCATCAAGCATAAGCTGTTTGTACTCTCTGAAGATACTGTGGTTTTCCCGGGACACGGCCCCCGTACCTCCATTGGTCTGGAACGGCAGAATAATCCCTTCGTAAGGTAGTAAATAATGCAAAATATGGTACTGATCCTGGATTTCGGTTCTCAATACACTCAGTTAATAGCGCGCAAAATCCGTGAAGCTGGTGTGTATTCTGAGATTCATCCTTTCAACATTTCTATCGATAAAATTCGAGGACTAATGCCCAAAGCTCTGATCCTCTCCGGTAGTCCCTATTCCATCACAACTGCCAATGCACCAATGCCCAGTCCCGATATTTGGGGCTTGGACATACCCATTTTGGGGATCTGTTTTGGCATGCAACTGATAGGAGAGCATTTTGGCGCAAAAGTAGCCTCAGCCAGCAAGCGCGAATATGGTAAAGCGCAGCTCCGCATTCTTGCTCAAGACAGCTTGTTCCACCGGGTTGAACACGATGCTCAGGTGTGGATGAGTCATGCAGACAAAATCGACAGCATTTCGGAATGCTTTCAGGTGTTAGCAGCCACAGCAAATTCGGACAATGCTGCAATTAAGCATAAAGACCTGCCCATTTATGCTTTGCAGTTTCATCCTGAAGTTCATCACAGCTTGTGTGGCAAACAAATCCTGCACAACTTTCTCTTTGAAATATCCGGCCTGCAAGCGTCCTGGAATGCCGGTTCCTTCGTAAATGATGCCATCAGTAAGATTCGAGCAATGGTAAATGAAGACAGAGTGATCCTGGGGCTTAGTGGAGGCGTGGATTCATCGGTGGCGGCAGCGCTGTTGCATCAAGCTATCGGTGACAGATTGATCCCTATCTTTGTGGATACTGGTCTGATGCGCTATCGTGAGAAAGATAGGGTAAAAGAGATGTTTCGGGCTTATCCTACTCTCAAAATCAACTTCATAGATGCTTCAAAGCTGTTCCTGAGTAAACTGGAAGGCATCTCCGATCCAGAACAGAAACGAAAGATAATCGGTGCCACTTTTATAGAAGTCTTTGAAGCTGAGGCAGCCAAATTCCCTGATGCCAAATGGCTGGCCCAGGGAACTCTGTATCCGGATGTAATCGAGAGCGTGTCTTTTAAGGGGCCGTCTGTTACCATCAAGAGTCATCATAATGTGGGCGGCTTGCCGGAGAAGATGAAACTGAAGCTGGTGGAACCTTTGCGGGAACTCTTTAAGGATGAGGTTCGGGAAGCAGGCAGAAAGCTGAATCTTCCTGAAGAATTGGTGGAGAGACATCCTTTTCCGGGTCCCGGATTGGCAGTTCGTATATTGGGTGACATCACTGCAGAGAAAGTGACGCTGCTGCAACTAGCAGACGACATATTCATCGAAGAGCTACATAAATGGAAGCTGTACAACGATACCTGGCAGGCATTCGCAGTACTGCTGCCTATTCACAGCGTAGGGGTAATGGGCGATGAACGCACCTATGAACAGGTATGCGCATTGCGTGCTGTGAATAGCGTTGATGGCATGACCGCTGAAGTAACGAACTTTCCCTTTGCTTTTCTGATGCATGTTTCAAATCGTATTTGTAACGAAGTGAAAGGCATCTCACGGGTGGTTTACGATATCAGCTCCAAACCGCCGGCAACCATCGAATGGGAGTAAGGGGTACAAACAGGATTCGATAGCATCCATCTAGCTGGAGCCAAAGGAATGTGCGTAGATGCTATCCCGCAATAAAACCGGCTCCCAGAACCAGTTCATCGCGATAAAAGGCGACCACCTGACCAGGCGTGATGGCAGATACAGGACAAATGAATTGTACCAGATAACGGCCATCATCACAGCGTGATAACACACATTCCTGAGCTTTATGGGCCAGGCGTATCCGTGCTGTACAATGCAATGTATCCTTAGGTTCAGCGATAGACAGCCAATTGATTTCAGTGGCATACAGAGTATCGCTGTAGGTATCTTCCTCTTCCCCGATGATCACACGGTTGTTTTCGTAGTCTATGCCAATCACATATTGGGGACGGGCAAAACCAGCCAAGCCCAACCCTTTGCGTTGCCCAATGGTGTAATGGATCAAACCCGAGTGACGCCCCAGTATCTTTCCCTGTTTGTCTACAAAATCACCCGGATTGAAGCCTCCTGTGGCAAAAAGCGGACTGTTATCGACGCTCTCCAGGAAATCCTGGCTTTCTTTCTTTTTGATCAGGTAATCATAACCGCGAGAAGTAGCAAACGCTTTGATTTCTTCCTTCAGATATTCACCCAAAGGAAACATCAGGATGGCAAGCTGCTGTTGAGAGAGCATACTGAGGAAATAGGATTGATCCTTTCGCTTGTCTTTGGCTTCCAGAAGCTGATATCTGTCTGTTTTATCATCGAAACGGATACGGGCGTAATGTCCGGTGGCAAAGCAGTCAAACTCCACTCCCAGATCTTTGGTTTTGCGAATTAGCTCGTCAAACTTGATCCGGCGATTGCATATTATGCATGGATTTGGTGTAAGACCCTTCAGGTAACTATCAACGTAGTAATCCAGCACACAATCCTTGAATTCACGTTCCAGATTGATGATGTGGTGCTCGATGCCCAGCTTTTGCGCAGAACGTCGGGCTGCTTCCAATACTTCCGGTTCTGATGGCCCAAAACAGCCTCGCTTGTCAGCTTGAACAATCCCACTTGCCGGACTCCATTTTGCCATGGTGACCCCGATTACTTCGTGGCCTTGTTCTTTCAACATCAGGGCACACATACTGCTGTCTATACCGCCGCTCATGCCCAGGGCAATCTTCATGAATGAACCTCAAAAAAGCTTTCCAAACGCAGTATCGTTCGCGAATCCAATGGCTCCGGCAGCTCACCCTCCAGATTCAGGAAGGGAAGATCTATATGCTTCTTAAGTAGTAAATTATCTATCTGCAGATGACAAAAAGCCTGAGTATAGCCAATGATGGCATCAAGACCTCGTAATGAGATTTGCTCCCTGATGTCCTTCAGTCTGTCCAAAACACTGTAAGGATAAGTGTAAACCAAGTACTGGTCAACGATATCAGGGCAGATGTATGGCATGGAAAACTGGCGCTGTACCTCGTTGAAGATCACATCACCACCAAGTTCGGATATGCAATCGTACAGATTCCGAAAGATTGGCGGTACTCCTATGTAACCGAGGCGAAGACGTGTGGGAAAGGGATCACTATGCTCTGCATTGTACAGGAAATTGTCCAGTTCAGTCTCAAAAGCTTGCGGATCACCTTGAAAATCTGAAGAATTGACCAACCAAAGATGGTTATCCCTGCCACAAACCTGGCGGTCAAGATATGTTAAGGTATCCAATCTAAGGAGCTTTTTGCGGATGGAATCCAACCATGCTTTTACTTCCATGCTTTGTTTACGGGTAACACCATAATGAGCTTCCATACGGGCTATTTCCCGATCCAACGCGGCATATTCACGCTCTGGAGGGAATGAAAAGCGCCATACGGGTATAGTCTCTTCTGCAATCATCTCCAACAATGAATTGGAATTGGAGCAATCTCCCTGTACTATGCCTATCACTTCATCCAGATCTGAGCACAGAGCGGCCGAAAAATT contains:
- a CDS encoding T9SS type A sorting domain-containing protein — encoded protein: MRRLISLMFWYLALVMLLIPISLDAQNSHDWNWVNQISGVSQQRAQATVCDMDDNVYICGFYQLATTFGTITLDGYGDTDIYVAKLDPDGNWLWATRAGGGGPDEALDIDVDDEGNVYVTGGFESSAIFGDIVLESQGNKDIFAAKLDSDGNWLWATGAGCFDGDQAYSIAVDTDGSSCITGFVGGTVSFGAIEIVPYGYFDCFLAKLSADGNWEWANRAGGTNHDEGKAVTIDDSGYIYLTGRYRGIASFGELSLNSHGANDGFIAKLDVDGNWLWARTFGGYAYYDDVWDISLDLIGNCFITGDFYTDGTFGDFVLQGNGSQDLFVAAIDSSGTWLWANSAGAGGSDSGVCLVVDNNQNTFVSGNFQQTLSFGVTQITAVGNWDIFYASLDSNGNWTWATSIGNTGNDWTGGIAFDSNYDVCAHGTFYNSVPFGDIILTSIGGTDAYIALLDPDGSPVIDPHVPSVSDFAILYNPMPNPAFKGSQISVDTSVSQATNAVLEMYNIRGQLLQTHLVNAVRQTFIFDSEPLASGVYLFRLKCKDGSSIKKISVIK
- a CDS encoding tRNA (5-methylaminomethyl-2-thiouridylate)-methyltransferase, translated to MMNYKSRYAAIALFSGGLDSLLAVKWMQKSGYKVFPVYFLTPYMPIDRALESAAANGIDLIVRDISREHLQMMQDPDVVFGKHMNPCIDCHALMFRIAGDMLDELDAQYLISGEVLGQRPMSQRKDAMNRVANLSGYRDIVVRPLSQKNLRDTKPITENWVDKNDMLDISGRGRYRQLELAEELGIKSFPAPAGGCLLTDRNYSLRLKDLLQYSQTDPKDLEYLKYGRHFRLSPGCKLIIGRDEAENLKIEELIPDTTLKALDITGPLGVISGRCDDPDLLNLALSIFWYYHPKAPNEGNAIINSALGSSTYMCRKADLYTVRKHRLSYD
- a CDS encoding MBL fold metallo-hydrolase, translating into MLKIEAYELLPSFQTNTWLLWDDESKDAILVDPSAPSPMLIDDIKSLGVKVHVIILTHGHGDHIGGIPYFKSNLHCPVAIHEADAPMLIDNKKNFSEFMGTPLEPAPADIMLHDSDIVEMGATKISVIHTPGHTPGCICLLAGKFLISGDTLFEQSIGRTDFPGGSHEQIIHSIKHKLFVLSEDTVVFPGHGPRTSIGLERQNNPFVR
- the guaA gene encoding glutamine-hydrolyzing GMP synthase, producing the protein MQNMVLILDFGSQYTQLIARKIREAGVYSEIHPFNISIDKIRGLMPKALILSGSPYSITTANAPMPSPDIWGLDIPILGICFGMQLIGEHFGAKVASASKREYGKAQLRILAQDSLFHRVEHDAQVWMSHADKIDSISECFQVLAATANSDNAAIKHKDLPIYALQFHPEVHHSLCGKQILHNFLFEISGLQASWNAGSFVNDAISKIRAMVNEDRVILGLSGGVDSSVAAALLHQAIGDRLIPIFVDTGLMRYREKDRVKEMFRAYPTLKINFIDASKLFLSKLEGISDPEQKRKIIGATFIEVFEAEAAKFPDAKWLAQGTLYPDVIESVSFKGPSVTIKSHHNVGGLPEKMKLKLVEPLRELFKDEVREAGRKLNLPEELVERHPFPGPGLAVRILGDITAEKVTLLQLADDIFIEELHKWKLYNDTWQAFAVLLPIHSVGVMGDERTYEQVCALRAVNSVDGMTAEVTNFPFAFLMHVSNRICNEVKGISRVVYDISSKPPATIEWE
- the mnmA gene encoding tRNA 2-thiouridine(34) synthase MnmA yields the protein MKIALGMSGGIDSSMCALMLKEQGHEVIGVTMAKWSPASGIVQADKRGCFGPSEPEVLEAARRSAQKLGIEHHIINLEREFKDCVLDYYVDSYLKGLTPNPCIICNRRIKFDELIRKTKDLGVEFDCFATGHYARIRFDDKTDRYQLLEAKDKRKDQSYFLSMLSQQQLAILMFPLGEYLKEEIKAFATSRGYDYLIKKKESQDFLESVDNSPLFATGGFNPGDFVDKQGKILGRHSGLIHYTIGQRKGLGLAGFARPQYVIGIDYENNRVIIGEEEDTYSDTLYATEINWLSIAEPKDTLHCTARIRLAHKAQECVLSRCDDGRYLVQFICPVSAITPGQVVAFYRDELVLGAGFIAG
- a CDS encoding 2-hydroxyacyl-CoA dehydratase — its product is MKTKRIGFTTSLPVEVLYAAGHVPVDLNNIFLCQDSAKHIHNAELKGFPRSLCSWIKGNFSAALCSDLDEVIGIVQGDCSNSNSLLEMIAEETIPVWRFSFPPEREYAALDREIARMEAHYGVTRKQSMEVKAWLDSIRKKLLRLDTLTYLDRQVCGRDNHLWLVNSSDFQGDPQAFETELDNFLYNAEHSDPFPTRLRLGYIGVPPIFRNLYDCISELGGDVIFNEVQRQFSMPYICPDIVDQYLVYTYPYSVLDRLKDIREQISLRGLDAIIGYTQAFCHLQIDNLLLKKHIDLPFLNLEGELPEPLDSRTILRLESFFEVHS